The Buteo buteo chromosome 3, bButBut1.hap1.1, whole genome shotgun sequence genome has a window encoding:
- the GALNT1 gene encoding polypeptide N-acetylgalactosaminyltransferase 1 isoform X2, with product MLEEIVLVDDASERDFLKRPLENYVKKLKVPVHVIRMEQRSGLIRARLKGAAASKGQVITFLDAHCECTVGWLEPLLARIKADRRTVVCPIIDVISDDTFEYMAGSDMTYGGFNWKLNFRWYPVPQREMDRRKGDRTLPVRTPTMAGGLFSIDRDYFQEIGTYDAGMDIWGGENLEISFRIWQCGGTLEIVTCSHVGHVFRKATPYTFPGGTGQIINKNNRRLAEVWMDEFKNFFYIISPGVTKVDYGDISSRLGLRRKLQCKPFSWYLENVYPDSQIPRHYFSLGEIRNVETNQCLDNMARKENEKVGIFNCHGMGGNQVFSYTANKEIRTDDLCLDVSKLNGPVTMLKCHHLKGNQLWEYDPVKLTLLHVNSNQCLDKATEEDSQVPSIRDCNGSRSQQWLLRNVTLPEIF from the exons ATGCTGGAAGAAATCGTCCTCGTCGATGATGCCAGTGAAAGAG ACTTCTTGAAAAGACCGCTGGAGAATTatgtgaaaaaattaaaagtaccTGTTCATGTGATTCGAATGGAACAGCGTTCTGGATTGATTAGAGCCAGATTAAAGGGGGCTGCTGCTTCTAAAGGCCAGGTCATCACCTTCTTAGATGCTCATTGTGAATGTACAGTAGGCTGGCTTGAACCTCTGCTGGCGAGGATCAAAGCTGACAG gAGAACAGTAGTGTGTCCCATCATTGACGTAATTAGCGATGACACCTTCGAATACATGGCAGGTTCCGACATGACCTATGGTGGATTCAACTGGAAGTTGAATTTTCGTTGGTATCCTGTTCCTCAGAGAGAGATGGATCGACGGAAAGGAGATCGAACCCTTCCTGTTAG GACACCTACAATGGCAGGAGGTCTTTTTTCAATAGACAGAGATTACTTCCAAGAAATTGGAACATATGATGCTGGAATGGATATTTGGGGTGGAGAAAACTTAGAAATTTCTTTCAGG ATCTGGCAGTGTGGTGGCACTTTGGAAATTGTAACTTGTTCACATGTTGGGCATGTGTTCAGAAAAGCAACACCATACACTTTTCCAGGAGGTACAGGGCAGATAATCAACAAAAATAACAGGCGGCTTGCAGAAGTCTGGATGGATGAatttaaaaacttcttttaCATCATTTCCCCAG GAGTTACTAAAGTTGATTATGGGGACATATCGTCACGACTTGGACTAAGACGCAAGCTCCAGTGCAAGCCTTTCTCCTGGTACCTGGAGAATGTTTATCCTGATTCCCAAATTCCACGCCATTACTTTTCCCTGGGAGAG ATAAGAAATGTGGAGACAAATCAATGCCTGGATAACatggcaagaaaagaaaacgaGAAAGTTGGAATCTTTAACTGCCATGGAATGGGTGGCAACCAG gTTTTCTCATATACTGCCAACAAAGAAATTCGAACAGATGATTTGTGTTTAGATGTATCCAAACTTAATGGCCCAGTAACGATGCTCAAGTGCCACCATCTAAAAGGAAATCAGCTTTGGGAATATGATCCAGTG AAATTAACCCTGTTGCATGTGAACAGTAACCAGTGCCTGGACAAAGCCACCGAAGAGGACAGCCAGGTACCCAGCATCAGAGACTGCAACGGCAGCCGCTCGCAGCAGTGGCTGCTTCGCAACGTCACCCTTCCAGAAATATTCTGA